In Aquimarina sp. TRL1, a single window of DNA contains:
- a CDS encoding RNA polymerase sigma factor — protein MYRHIYDLYYNELCLYVLGYTKERAQAEDIVQNVMLSVWKNRKKLKVKTSLKSYLYKSCYYEFVDSYKKRRNELSFIDQTKMEALDVFIEEDDEYIQKRIKDVHAEIENLPPKCKHVFVLAKFQGLRYKEVAEQLNISVKTVEGQMTKAMTRLKDRLGR, from the coding sequence GTGTATAGGCATATTTATGATCTGTATTACAATGAGTTATGTTTGTATGTGCTAGGGTATACAAAAGAGCGGGCACAGGCAGAAGACATTGTTCAGAATGTGATGTTGAGTGTCTGGAAAAACAGGAAAAAACTTAAGGTAAAAACTTCTTTAAAAAGTTATTTATATAAGTCGTGTTATTATGAATTTGTTGATTCATATAAAAAAAGAAGGAATGAATTAAGCTTTATCGATCAAACAAAAATGGAAGCGTTGGATGTCTTTATAGAAGAAGATGATGAATACATTCAGAAACGGATAAAAGATGTACATGCGGAAATAGAAAATCTCCCTCCAAAATGTAAGCATGTTTTCGTGTTGGCTAAATTTCAGGGACTGAGGTATAAAGAGGTAGCAGAGCAACTAAATATCTCCGTAAAAACAGTAGAAGGGCAAATGACAAAAGCAATGACAAGATTAAAAGATAGGTTAGGACGTTAA